The DNA window GACCATGGGGGTTCCGGATATGGCCGCCTCCAGGGAAACGGTCCCTGACACCACAATGGCGAACCCGCAGCGCTTGAAGACCTGGTCCACCCCTTCAGATATAATTTCCGTCTTTATATCGCTGCCGTGCGTTTTTATGATCGAATCAACCAGCTCCCGTGTGACCGTGGGAGCCAGTGAAACCGCAAATTTTAAATTCGGGGTCTGTCGAATCAATTGCCGCGCAGCCGAAAGCATAATCGGCAGGTGCCGCAAAATCTCCCTTTCCCTTGACCCCGGCAGCAGGCCGATTGTCGAATGATCAGGGACGGTCGCACCAGCTTCCGGGCTATTTGCATATTGCTCGCCATCAAGCAGCGGATGGCCGACAAATGTTACGGGGATATCATGGGCCGCGTATAAATCCCGTTCAAACGGCAGTATCACAGCCACATGGTCCACGAGCTTTTTGATTTTGTTGATCCGGCCGGACCGCCAGGCCCAGATTTGAGGGCTGATATAATACAGAACGGGAATATCGAGCTTTTTGGCGATTGCCGCCGCATGGAGGTTAAAATCCGGGAAATCGATGAGAATGAGAAGATCCGGCCGCAGGCTTTTTAAGAGTTTTTTAACAACCCCCATTCCCTTTGCAAGCACCGGAATTTTGGATATGGCCTCGGTAAGCCCGACAACGGAAAGCGACGCGGCTTCCACCAGAATCCGGACCCCGGCTTCCCTGAGGAATTTACCGCCGATGCCGCAGAAGAAAAGGTCCGGTGAGCGTTTGCGCATGGCCCTTACCAGCCGGGACCCGTGCAGATCGCCGGAAGCTTCTCCGGTGATGATCATGACACATTTGGGTGCCTGCAATGGTTCCATGGTGTCACAAACCTGAAAACCGGCGGTTTGCGGAGTGAATCTGGTCCATGATATTCAAGGCGATATGCAGCGCTTCTCTTCCCATCTGGCCGGTCACCGCCGGAACCTCTCGCCGCCTGACAGCCCCGACAAACGCGCTTAATTCATCCTCTAATGCATCTCTCTGGGTAAAATTAAGCTGATTGACCTGCATCCCGGGGATCAGTCCTTCCCCGGTCTTATCGCCCTGGTTGATGACGGTTATCTCGCGTTTGGCAAAATCAACCGAGATATAGGCATCCCGCTGGAAGAGCCGGATTTTGCGTTCGTTTTTCATCGAAATCCTGCTGGCGGTCACATTGGCCACACAGCCGTTTTCGAATTCAAGGCGCGCATTGGCAATATCGATATGCCTGGTAATAACGGCAACTCCGGCGGCATGAATATTCTTAACTTCGGCGCGGACAAAGTTTAATATGATATCAATATCATGGATCATCAGATCCAATACGACGCTGACATCGGTTCCACGTTCCTGATAAATGCTTAATCGATGGGACTCGATAAACAACGGCTTTTTTATGATATCCTTATCTCTTAGGGCAACCACCGCCGGGTTGAATCGCTCAAGGTGCCCCACCTGAATAATGAGCCCTCTTTTCTCTGAAAACCGAATCAACTCGTCCGCTTCTGCCAGGGTCTGCGTCATCGGTTTTTCAATGAGAACGTCCACATCGTTTTCCAGAAAATCTCTGCTGACGGCAAAATGCGCCGGTGTGGGCACCACCACGCTGACCGCATCCACTTTGTCTAAAATTTCTTTATGACTTTCATACGCCTTTGTATTTACTTTCCGGGCGACTTCTTCAGCCTGGGCTTTATTGATATCGACGACGCCCACCAGATCGACATCATCCATTTTCGCATATTTTTCAGCATGAAATTTACCGAGATATCCTGTCCCGATGACAGCCACCCGGAGTTTTCGATTTTTTTGTTTGTCCTTTGCGGCAAGTGCCATTCTCTGTTTCCTATCTTCCCAGCCTCACAGCCTCCAAGCCTTCCAGCTTAACAGCCTATTTGCTTTTCACTCGAACCCTTGACCCCTTGAATCCTTTTCTATCTTATTCCATCGCCACAATCGCAATCCCGCATGCATCCGCCAGTTCAACCATCTCCTGTCGATCAAAGACAACCGCTTTGCAGGCTTCCAGCGCCAGCGCGGTTACACCGGCCGAGTTCATGGTCTGAATGGTTTCGACCCCCACAGCCGGCATATCGAATCTTAAATCCTGATTCGGTTTGCTGACTTTAATCAAAACCGCAGTTCCATTCCCCAGTTGACCGCCGCGCCGAATGGTCGCATCCGTACCGTCGATAGCCTCAACCGCCAGGACCGACCCGCCCCCCACCACCACACACTGGCCGATATCCAGACGACCGATTTCTTTGGCCAGTTTCCACCCCAGCTCCATGTCGGCCCTTTCAGCTTTGGCAGGCCTGCGTTTTGTCCAGCACCCCTTCTGCGCCAGCAGGCCCGGCAGCAAAAAGGTAGACGGTTTGACCTGGATGCCTTCATCGGCAAGCACACCGGCAAAGGCTCTTAAAATACCGTCATCATGGGTATGGCGCATCTTGACGATCAAAGAGATGGTTTTCATGTCGGGCTTCACGTCCGAAAACATCCGCGTTTTATTAATTGCGCCCAGCATGACGGCTTCGCTTACATTGTTTTCCTTAAAAAATTGCAGCAATCGCTTGATCTGACCGAGATGAATCCATTTGATCGCATCAACATACGCTTCAAGCGTCGGGTCCGTTTCGTGGTGATGGGCCGCGGCATAGACGCTAAAGCCTTTCGACCGTGCTTTTTTGGAAAAAATGATGGGGAACTGGCCGCTGCCGGCAATCAGCCCTATCCGCATGGTTTTGGTGTTCCTTTGCATGGGAGTAATCCAACGCCCGATGCTTTTGCCGCAATCGTCGGCGATTTCAACGGGTTACACCCCGCTCGGACGATTTAATGAATTCGATAAACTTCACCACTTCAGGTACCTGCTCAACTTCCGCCCGAACTCTTTCAACGGCTTCATTAACCGTCAGCCCGATCCGGAAGAAAATCCGGTACGCTTTTTTCAGCAGAGATAACGTTTTGGGGGACATCCCCTGGCGTTTGAGACCCACCAGATTCAAGCCGTGAAGTTTGGCCCGGTCACCGGCAGCAATCACATAGGGGGGGATGTCTTTAGGGATCGCGGATTTTCCGCCGATAAAGGCATAATCGCCGATTTTGACGAACTGGTGAATCGCCACCAGCCCGCCCACCGTGGCATAATCCCCGATGGTGATATGCCCTGCCAGGGTCGCATTGTTGGCCATCACCACTTTCCGTCCGATTTTACAATCATGGGCAATGTGGGTATAGGCCATCAGAAAGTTTTCTTCACCAATTTCGGTTACACCGCCGCCGAATCCGGTCCCCCGGTGAATCGTCACAAATTCTCTGATCATACTGCCGCGTCCGATTTTAACATATGTTTTTTCGCCCTCGAATTTGAGCGACTGGGGTACGGCGCCAATGGCGGCATACTGAAATATTTTACAATCCGGACCGATCGTGACATAAGGATCAATCACGACATGGGACCCGATAACCGTACCGGATCCGATAAAAACACTCTCCCCGATGATGGAATAGGGCCCGATCTCGACGTTTGTATCCAGCTCCGCCTTGGAACTCACAATTGCTGTTGAATGTATCATCATCACTCTCCAAATGTTGCCATTAACTCCGCCTCGGCAACGACCTTATCGTCGACTTTAGCCGTTCCCGCCATTTTAATCGCTTTCAGCCTTTGTTTGAGCAGCTTCACCTCAAAAATAATCTGATCACCGGGGACCACCGGCTTCCTGAATTTTACCTTGTCCATTCCCATGAAATAAACCAGCGCACCCCCTTTTTCCGGGGGTTGAGAATCGAGATACAGCACCCCGCCGGTCTGGGCCATCGCCTCAACAATCAACACGCCCGGCATGACCGCAAAGGCCGGAAAATGCCCCTGGAAAAAAGGTTCGTTGATGGTGACGTTTTTAAGGGCGACAATCCGGTCGCCGGGTATTAATTCAAGAACGCGATCGATCAGAATAAAGGGATAGCGATGCGGCAATAATTTCAGAATTCCCTGGATATCGTATTTTTTTTCCATTTCACCCCCTTAGAATGATAGACCTCTCAAAGTATTGTAACCCTGCTTTGGATCTTTATGCCATAAAATACAACTGCCAAGCATCAAGTTACAAAAAAAACCCCCTCCGGAGTCGGATATTTATTTTTTTTCCAGCTCTTTCAATCTTTTTTCTAATTCGTCAATCT is part of the Desulfobacterales bacterium genome and encodes:
- the lpxA gene encoding acyl-ACP--UDP-N-acetylglucosamine O-acyltransferase — translated: MIHSTAIVSSKAELDTNVEIGPYSIIGESVFIGSGTVIGSHVVIDPYVTIGPDCKIFQYAAIGAVPQSLKFEGEKTYVKIGRGSMIREFVTIHRGTGFGGGVTEIGEENFLMAYTHIAHDCKIGRKVVMANNATLAGHITIGDYATVGGLVAIHQFVKIGDYAFIGGKSAIPKDIPPYVIAAGDRAKLHGLNLVGLKRQGMSPKTLSLLKKAYRIFFRIGLTVNEAVERVRAEVEQVPEVVKFIEFIKSSERGVTR
- the lpxB gene encoding lipid-A-disaccharide synthase, whose amino-acid sequence is MEPLQAPKCVMIITGEASGDLHGSRLVRAMRKRSPDLFFCGIGGKFLREAGVRILVEAASLSVVGLTEAISKIPVLAKGMGVVKKLLKSLRPDLLILIDFPDFNLHAAAIAKKLDIPVLYYISPQIWAWRSGRINKIKKLVDHVAVILPFERDLYAAHDIPVTFVGHPLLDGEQYANSPEAGATVPDHSTIGLLPGSREREILRHLPIMLSAARQLIRQTPNLKFAVSLAPTVTRELVDSIIKTHGSDIKTEIISEGVDQVFKRCGFAIVVSGTVSLEAAISGTPMVIIYRVSLPSYWMGRALIQVRYMGLVNLIADREIVPELVQGQAFPENIAAKVTAMLGDAAGLDQLRKELRSAVGALGGPGASDRTAAVAMALLEK
- a CDS encoding Gfo/Idh/MocA family oxidoreductase; protein product: MALAAKDKQKNRKLRVAVIGTGYLGKFHAEKYAKMDDVDLVGVVDINKAQAEEVARKVNTKAYESHKEILDKVDAVSVVVPTPAHFAVSRDFLENDVDVLIEKPMTQTLAEADELIRFSEKRGLIIQVGHLERFNPAVVALRDKDIIKKPLFIESHRLSIYQERGTDVSVVLDLMIHDIDIILNFVRAEVKNIHAAGVAVITRHIDIANARLEFENGCVANVTASRISMKNERKIRLFQRDAYISVDFAKREITVINQGDKTGEGLIPGMQVNQLNFTQRDALEDELSAFVGAVRRREVPAVTGQMGREALHIALNIMDQIHSANRRFSGL
- the fabZ gene encoding 3-hydroxyacyl-ACP dehydratase FabZ — encoded protein: MEKKYDIQGILKLLPHRYPFILIDRVLELIPGDRIVALKNVTINEPFFQGHFPAFAVMPGVLIVEAMAQTGGVLYLDSQPPEKGGALVYFMGMDKVKFRKPVVPGDQIIFEVKLLKQRLKAIKMAGTAKVDDKVVAEAELMATFGE
- the lpxI gene encoding UDP-2,3-diacylglucosamine diphosphatase LpxI (LpxI, functionally equivalent to LpxH, replaces it in LPS biosynthesis in a minority of bacteria.); protein product: MQRNTKTMRIGLIAGSGQFPIIFSKKARSKGFSVYAAAHHHETDPTLEAYVDAIKWIHLGQIKRLLQFFKENNVSEAVMLGAINKTRMFSDVKPDMKTISLIVKMRHTHDDGILRAFAGVLADEGIQVKPSTFLLPGLLAQKGCWTKRRPAKAERADMELGWKLAKEIGRLDIGQCVVVGGGSVLAVEAIDGTDATIRRGGQLGNGTAVLIKVSKPNQDLRFDMPAVGVETIQTMNSAGVTALALEACKAVVFDRQEMVELADACGIAIVAME